In Hymenobacter volaticus, the genomic window GCACTCGGCGCAGAACCGCTGATCGGCTTTCATGGCAGCGCCACAGTCTACGCAGAATTTTTCCTTGGTTTGCGCCAGAGCAGCATTGGGTGTGCCGCACTGAGGACAGAATTTTTGTCCGGGGTTGAGCTTAGTGTTGCAGCTTTGGCACTGCACAATTCCGCCCCGATTCAGAAAATCTAGCTCTTTGGTATAGTCCTGGGCGCGCGTTTTGGTATAGATCTGCTCGCGGCTAGCAAGGGCCTGCTGGGCAGCTAGCTCTTCGTGCTCATCGGGGGCGCAGTCTTCGCAGAGGCCCGCCTTGGAGTTCCAGCATACATCCGGGCAAACCCAGTGGCCGCAACGGGTGCACTGCTTGAAATACTGCTTGCCTTCGAGCACCGCTTTTTCCATTGCCTCGTCGTGCGCTTTGCCCCCAATGGCCCGCTGCACGTGGTAGGCAGCATTGCCAGCTTCATGAAACATGCCCCCAAACAAACTGCCCGCGGCATTGAGCAGACTTCCC contains:
- a CDS encoding zinc ribbon domain-containing protein produces the protein MSNMIQFVANHDDLSTDKGFQFKFYCDKCRNGHMSRFQPNAVGIAGSLLNAAGSLFGGMFHEAGNAAYHVQRAIGGKAHDEAMEKAVLEGKQYFKQCTRCGHWVCPDVCWNSKAGLCEDCAPDEHEELAAQQALASREQIYTKTRAQDYTKELDFLNRGGIVQCQSCNTKLNPGQKFCPQCGTPNAALAQTKEKFCVDCGAAMKADQRFCAECGTKQ